The genomic DNA GGTTGTATCCCATCTAAGTGAAATAGGAAACGGAGAGCTCTCCATTGCGGGAGGCCCAAGCGGTCCCGGAACCGGCGGTATGTACACTAAATTGAAAGCAGCCGGCATTTTAAACGAAGCTGGAATTCCTAGCGGTATCATAGATGGAACGGAGAAAAACTGCGTGCGCCGTTTTCTGGAAGAGAATAAACTGGGGACCTTAGTTGCCGGAAACGGAAAGCATCGATCCTATTCCGAGGAGGAAATTAAAGCGATCCTCCAAGCAAAACGAAACGGAGGACATTCGCAATGATCCAACGGCCAACGGAACTCGAATATGTGGAAATCCTGTGTAAAAACGCTCAGAAAGCTTCTCGGGAATTGCGAAAACTGAATTCCTCGAAAAAGAATACCGTTCTTGAAAAGCTAGCGGAAGCGTTGGTCGCGCGCAAATCCGAAATTATCGCGGAAAACGAGAAGGATGTTACCTCGGGAAAAGAGAAAGGCTTATCTGCGGCAATGCTGGATCGCTTAACCCTGGATGAAAAACGCATTCATAATTTAGCAAATGCGGTTCTTGAAATCAGGTCCCTACCCGATCCTGTGGGAGAAGTCGTTCGGGGTTTAACGTTGCCTAACGGCATCAAGCTGGTTACGAAACGAGTTCCTCTAGGTGTCATAATGGTCATCTATGAATCCCGTCCAAACGTGACGATCGATGTGGGAGCCTTATCCTTTAAGTCCGGTAACGCTTGTATACTGAGAGGAGGGAGCGAAGCGTTTCATTCCAATAGCATACTTTCGGAAATCTTCCGAGACTGCCTTTTACAAGCCGGGCTTTCTCCTAACGCAGTGACTTTAGTGGGTAAAACCGAGCGCGAGATCATGATCCCCTTCCTCAAGCAGACTCGGTATATCGATTTGGTGGTTCCTCGGGGAGGCGAAGCACTTATAAGCTTCGTTTCGGAAAATTCTCTGATACCCGTCGTAAAGCACGATAAGGGTGTGGTGAACATCTATATAGATAAATCCGCGGATCCTAAAAAAGTTTTACCGATCATACTGAATTCGAAAGTACAGCGCCCCGGCGTCTGCAACGCGGTAGAAAATTTAGTTTTACATGCCGGATATCCCCACTCTAAAGAACTGTTAAAAGAATTGGATGCGAACGGAGTAAGATTACTTTTAGATCCTCCCGCACTTTCCCTTTTCCCCGCCGGAACTCCGGTAAAATCGGAAGAATATTGGGAAGAATTTTTAGATCTACGTCTATCCGTAAAAACCGTAAATTCTATCGAAGAAGCGATTTCGTTTATTGAAAATACTTCTTCCGGTCATACCGAAGCGATCGTAACGGAAGATTTGGGCGCTTCTAATTTATTTTTGGAATCTCTAGATTCCGCTGCGCTATTCGTGAATATATCCACGCGCTTTCACGACGGCGGAGAATTCGGACTCGGAGCGGAAGTCGGAATCTCGACCGGAAAACTTCATGTTAGAGGGCCGATGGGTTTAGTGCATCTCACGACCACCACTACGTATGGAGAAGGAGGAGGACAGGTGAGAGGGTAATTCCCATTCGCTTTGGAATATGACTTTGCAGCTCTCCGAACCGCATCTCACCGGAATTTTCGGGGGAAGTTTCGATCCCCCTCACCTTGGACACTTGGGAATCGCGACTTCCTTCTGGGAAACGATTCCTCAGGCGGAAGAGCTATTGGTGATTCCGAACTGCGTATCTCCTTTAAAAAACGGAAAGCATGCATCGAGCGAGAATATATTACAAATGTTAGATGCTCAATTTTCGAAAATCCCGAAAACGAAAATCTTAGATATCGAATTGATGAAAAAAGGAAGCAGCTATACGTACGAGACGCTTCTTGATTTGAAAAAATCTTACCCGAATCGTAGCTTCCTACTTCTCGTCGGAGAGGATAATTATTGTGAGTTTCAAAAATGGAGAAACTGGGAGAATATTTTAGGTCTTATTCGTTATCTCTTGGTATTTCGTAGAGTATCCGAACATATCCCGAAAAACCCTCATCTGAATTCGTTCGAAAAGAAAATTCTATTCTTAAATAATCCTATTATTCCGGCCGCTTCCACTGATTTGAGAAATGTGCTTCCGTCCGCCGTCGCAAAAAAACAGAAACCGATTGCTTTGAGCCAAGCCGTATGGGATAAAATACTCGAATCGAAAGAATATTCGGGAGGATAAATGATTCCGGAAACGATCGAGGAGCAAATCAAATATTTCACCAGAATTGTTCCGCAAGAAATTACCGTTACGCGCTGGGACCATAGCTTACGAGTCGCCGAGATCGCTAAGGAGTTGGCGAGTTTTCACGCTCCCGATCAAACCGCCCAGGCTTTCTTAGCCGGAATCGTGCATGATATTACCAAGCAAAAAACCAAGGAATTTCATCTTTCGATTTTTACGGAAGCGAACGACCCCGAATCGGCAGGCTTACCGGAGGCTGCATGGCATTCTCGGTCCGCCTATCATTATCTGAAAGGAAAATACGGCTTATTAAACGAATCCGTCTTAGGTGCGGTAAAGCACCATACATTAGGCGGCGATGATTTAAGCGTCTTGGAATGCATCTTATACGCGGCTGACTTTTTAGGATCCGAATTCGCGGAGCGTCAAAAAGATTATTCTGATTGGCGCGAAGAGGCGCGAAAGTACCTGTACAAAGGAGTTTTAAACAAAGCATTTCACACCATTTCCGACCTGCTGGAAAACAGACGAGAGATTCATCCTCGAACAATCGGTATGTATCATGCCGCTTTAAGAAAATTAACCAATTGACATCCGAGTTTTTAAGATCGAAATGGAACCGAGGCTGAGTGTTTGGGTCCGTCTAAATCGTCGAAACCGCTTTTTTTTCTTCCTATTTGGATCGCTGTCGGTATTCTTTTTATCGTCGTTTTATTCTTTATATTCAGAAATATACGCAGAACCGGGTTGGATGAAAAAATAAGTTCCGGTAAACCGATTCATATTTTAGTCCATGCAATCGCCGAAGATGATACTTACGAATTCGGCGTGTTAGCGACGTTGTTTCCCTCGCAAGAAAGGGCGGCTCTTTTTTTCATTCATCCGATCTCTACGTTCGATGATCCTGAAGATAGTTTGGAACAATTAAAATCGAAAGCGCCGTCGACAGTGACGAATGCCGTGGAGGAGATTTTAGGATCCAAACCTCAATATAAAATTACGGTAAAAGCTTCCGCATTCATTCGTCTTGTCGATATGCTCGGTGGGTTGTCGATTTACACGGATAATCGGACGGCGGAAAGTTCGCCTACCTACGTAAGAACGCCGGGAGTTTATACTTATTCCGGCGAAGATTCGTATGATTATGTTTCTTTTATGAAGAAAAAGGAAACACTGGACTATTTGGATAGGATAAGTCGACAAGAAAGTACGGTTCTTACCCTTTACGAAACTCTTTATCAAAATCGGGAATTCCTAAACGCCGGCTGGTCGGAATACGCGTATTCACTTCTGGATACAGACTTCTCCCGGGACGACTTCTATTCTCTTTTAAAATTCCTGACTTCTCATAGAATTTCCTTCGGTGTTACCGAACTTCCCGGAGAGCCGTCTCTTGATCCGAGATCGAAACGATTATATTTGAAAGCCGACCTTGGAAGATGCACTGCCGCCTTTCGAAAATTTCAGAAAGACGTTTCTTCGGAAATTTTCACGGATGGAGAATTCGCCAGAACCGAAGTCCTAAACGGCACGGAAGTCCCCGGACTGGCTAAAGATGTTCGTGGAATCTTAG from Leptospira fainei serovar Hurstbridge str. BUT 6 includes the following:
- a CDS encoding glutamate-5-semialdehyde dehydrogenase — protein: MIQRPTELEYVEILCKNAQKASRELRKLNSSKKNTVLEKLAEALVARKSEIIAENEKDVTSGKEKGLSAAMLDRLTLDEKRIHNLANAVLEIRSLPDPVGEVVRGLTLPNGIKLVTKRVPLGVIMVIYESRPNVTIDVGALSFKSGNACILRGGSEAFHSNSILSEIFRDCLLQAGLSPNAVTLVGKTEREIMIPFLKQTRYIDLVVPRGGEALISFVSENSLIPVVKHDKGVVNIYIDKSADPKKVLPIILNSKVQRPGVCNAVENLVLHAGYPHSKELLKELDANGVRLLLDPPALSLFPAGTPVKSEEYWEEFLDLRLSVKTVNSIEEAISFIENTSSGHTEAIVTEDLGASNLFLESLDSAALFVNISTRFHDGGEFGLGAEVGISTGKLHVRGPMGLVHLTTTTTYGEGGGQVRG
- the nadD gene encoding nicotinate (nicotinamide) nucleotide adenylyltransferase, with amino-acid sequence MTLQLSEPHLTGIFGGSFDPPHLGHLGIATSFWETIPQAEELLVIPNCVSPLKNGKHASSENILQMLDAQFSKIPKTKILDIELMKKGSSYTYETLLDLKKSYPNRSFLLLVGEDNYCEFQKWRNWENILGLIRYLLVFRRVSEHIPKNPHLNSFEKKILFLNNPIIPAASTDLRNVLPSAVAKKQKPIALSQAVWDKILESKEYSGG
- the yqeK gene encoding bis(5'-nucleosyl)-tetraphosphatase (symmetrical) YqeK yields the protein MIPETIEEQIKYFTRIVPQEITVTRWDHSLRVAEIAKELASFHAPDQTAQAFLAGIVHDITKQKTKEFHLSIFTEANDPESAGLPEAAWHSRSAYHYLKGKYGLLNESVLGAVKHHTLGGDDLSVLECILYAADFLGSEFAERQKDYSDWREEARKYLYKGVLNKAFHTISDLLENRREIHPRTIGMYHAALRKLTN
- a CDS encoding LCP family protein translates to MGPSKSSKPLFFLPIWIAVGILFIVVLFFIFRNIRRTGLDEKISSGKPIHILVHAIAEDDTYEFGVLATLFPSQERAALFFIHPISTFDDPEDSLEQLKSKAPSTVTNAVEEILGSKPQYKITVKASAFIRLVDMLGGLSIYTDNRTAESSPTYVRTPGVYTYSGEDSYDYVSFMKKKETLDYLDRISRQESTVLTLYETLYQNREFLNAGWSEYAYSLLDTDFSRDDFYSLLKFLTSHRISFGVTELPGEPSLDPRSKRLYLKADLGRCTAAFRKFQKDVSSEIFTDGEFARTEVLNGTEVPGLAKDVRGILADKRIKVLAADNAWSKDVEKTVILDRSGNTAVSDKISTVLEKAKVYHVLRKDLGLDTTVLLGSDIEPKK